The following proteins are encoded in a genomic region of Gossypium hirsutum isolate 1008001.06 chromosome D05, Gossypium_hirsutum_v2.1, whole genome shotgun sequence:
- the LOC107907489 gene encoding uncharacterized protein At2g29880-like, with protein sequence MSGVPESIVPSQSSRGTKRKWVPEENAALVSCMVDLHNIGTFNADTGFKAGYLNELEKMLEKALPNAMLKARPNIESRIRLLKRDWSIVYDMLNGQNNSGFGWDDHRQVIVAEDAVWDSYLKSHKEAGQFKHRSFPYYDQLTAIYAKDRATGKDAQTAADVLEEINAEDVPSADINEDRNEYYDCDANVSFDDMDVSATEPQTDKNQGGSSSSKRKKKNSDTTGHFSSSVNDAATLLAENMRAIGEQISRSIASDVVVHQGIQQKAANLYPTLCEIEGLTMDERFQALSKIPDHPTQMVVFFSLPSDVRLEWIRRFLADH encoded by the exons atgtcaggtgttccagaatCAATTGTTCCTTCACAATcatctcgaggaaccaaaaggaaatgggttccagaagaaaaTGCAGCACTGGTTTCCTGCATGGTGGACTTGCACAATATTGGGACATTTAACGCTGATacggggttcaaagccggttactTAAACGAGTTAGAAAAAATGCTAGAGAAAGCTTTACCTAATGCGATGTTGAAGGCAAGACCTAATATCGAGTCCAGGATTAGGTTACTGAAAAGAGATTGGTCAATAgtgtatgacatgcttaatggccaaaacaatagcggttttggttgggacgaccATAGGCAGGTcattgttgctgaagatgcggtctGGGACTCTTATTTAAAG agtcataaagaagccgGTCAGTTCAAACATCGTAGTTTCCCTTACTACGACCaacttactgccatatacgcaaaagatcgagcgactgggaaagacgctcaaacagccgctgacgttcttgaagaaataaatgctgaGGATGTACCTTCTGCAGATATTAATGAAGACAGAAACGAATACTATGATTGCGATGCTAATGTCTCTTTCGATGATATGGATGTTTCTGCCACGGAGCCGCAAACAGACAaaaaccaagggggttcctcatcttcaaagaggaaaaaaaagaattCTGATACAACtggtcatttttcttcttcagttaatgatgctgccactttattggctGAAAACATGCGGGCAATTGGCgaacaaatcagtaggagtattgcctccgatgtAGTAGTTCACCAGGGCATCCAACAGAAAGCGGCAAATTTATATCCAACCTTATGTGAAATAGAAGGTTTAACTATGGATGAACGGTTTCAAGCATTGAGTAAAATTCcggatcatccaactcaaatggtaGTTTTCTTTAGTCTACCTTCTGATGTACGGTTGGAATGGATTagaagatttcttgctgaccattaa
- the LOC107903316 gene encoding DNA repair protein XRCC3 homolog, which translates to MTPQSLLQLTSQKCTTGCPILDRLLYGGIPCDSITEIVAESGSGKTQICLQLSLHAQLPVSHGGLAASSLYLHTEFPFPFRRLHQLCLSFRSSNAHHFPVNDNPCDRIFVQSVHTADHLLEIMSKTDPFIENSKNQVPVRLIVIDSIAALFRSDFDNTPVELKRRSSLFFKISSKLKALAKRFNLAVLVTNQVVDLVGPNEGINGLRIGNLVCLHTSGRRVCPALGLAWANCVNSRLFLSRNEEVIREENEKSNGQSCDFVKKKMRKLYVVFAPHLPESSCEFEITREGLLELKDS; encoded by the coding sequence ATGACGCCGCAAAGCCTCCTTCAATTAACCTCCCAAAAATGTACGACAGGTTGCCCAATCCTTGATCGCTTGCTCTACGGCGGCATCCCTTGCGACTCGATAACCGAGATCGTCGCCGAGAGTGGTTCCGGCAAGACCCAAATCTGCCTCCAACTGTCACTCCATGCCCAACTCCCCGTTTCCCATGGCGGTCTAGCCGCCTCCTCTCTTTATCTGCACACTGAATTCCCCTTCCCCTTTCGCCGCCTTCACCAGTTATGCCTTTCATTTCGCTCCTCAAATGCCCATCACTTCCCCGTCAACGACAACCCTTGTGATCGTATATTTGTGCAGAGTGTACATACTGCTGATCATCTGCTCGAAATTATGTCTAAAACAGATCCTTTCATCGAAAATTCGAAAAACCAAGTGCCGGTTCGTCTCATTGTGATTGATTCAATCGCTGCTTTGTTTAGGTCTGATTTCGACAACACCCCAGTTGAGCTTAAGAGGAGATCATCCTTGTTCTTTAAGATCTCTTCCAAGTTAAAGGCGCTTGCAAAGAGGTTTAATTTAGCTGTTTTGGTGACGAATCAGGTGGTTGATTTGGTAGGACCTAATGAAGGGATAAATGGGTTGAGGATTGGGAATTTAGTATGTTTACATACGTCAGGTAGGCGGGTTTGTCCTGCCCTGGGGTTAGCTTGGGCTAATTGTGTTAATTCAAGGTTATTCTTATCGAGGAATGAAGAGGTTATTcgtgaagagaatgaaaaatcaaatgggcaaagctgtgattttgttaagaaaaaaatgagaaagctTTATGTTGTTTTCGCACCCCATTTGCCCGAATCATCTTGTGAGTTTGAGATCACTAGAGAAGGGCTTTTGGAGTTGAAAGATAGCTGA
- the LOC107907490 gene encoding AAA-ATPase At5g57480 — MKEYWTSLASLLGVLAFCQSLLQVIFPPELRFACLKVSNRVFNLFSSYCYFDITEIDGVNTNELYNAVQLYLSSSVSTNGSRLSLTRALNSSAITFGLSNNDCIIDTFNGVSVVWEHVVTQRQAQTFSWRPLPEEKRGFTLRIRKRDKSLILDSYLDYVMEKANEIRRKNQDRLLYTNSRGGSLDSRGHPWESVPFKHPSTFDTLAMDPVKKREIMEDLKDFANGQSFYQKTGRAWKRGYLLYGPPGTGKSSMIAAMANYLSYDIYDLELTEVHNNSELRKLLMKTSSKSIIVIEDIDCSINLTNRKKNNNNNTSPRNYYDPEMRCGSVPGPGEDGGNSITLSGLLNFTDGLWSCCGSERIFVFTTNHIEKLDSALLRCGRMDMHIFMSYCSYPALMILMKNYLGYDESDLDADVLKQLAEVVDKAEMTPADISEVLIKNRRCNPKAVSELLEALKTRANRNLLQNGILREKNSEDIMEDEEQEKRALESPPNEGSEFEEPCKKQEEEDEEKMK, encoded by the coding sequence aTGAAAGAGTATTGGACTTCTCTTGCTTCATTACTAGGGGTTTTGGCTTTTTGTCAAAGCCTCCTCCAAGTCATTTTCCCACCCGAACTCCGTTTTGCTTGTCTCAAAGTATCTAAccgtgtcttcaatttgttctcttCTTACTGCTATTTTGACATCACCGAGATCGACGGCGTCAACACCAACGAGCTTTACAACGCCGTTCAACTTTACCTGAGTTCCTCTGTTTCCACCAACGGTAGTCGATTGAGTCTCACTCGCGCTCTTAATTCAAGCGCTATTACATTTGGTCTTTCCAACAATGACTGCATCATCGATACGTTTAATGGTGTCAGTGTGGTTTGGGAACACGTTGTGACTCAAAGGCAAGCCCAAACCTTCTCTTGGCGACCCTTGCCGGAAGAGAAACGAGGCTTCACACTGCGAATCAGGAAGAGGGACAAGTCCTTGATCCTTGATTCTTACCTGGATTACGTAATGGAAAAGGCTAATGAAATCCGACGGAAGAATCAAGACAGGCTGTTGTACACCAATTCTCGAGGCGGGTCTTTGGATTCCAGGGGACATCCTTGGGAGTCGGTTCCATTTAAGCATCCAAGCACCTTTGATACATTGGCTATGGATCCTGTAAAAAAGCGAGAGATTATGGAGGATCTTAAGGATTTCGCCAATGGTCAATCTTTTTATCAGAAGACTGGTAGAGCCTGGAAAAGAGGTTATTTGCTATACGGTCCTCCAGGGACAGGGAAATCCAGTATGATTGCAGCCATGGCTAATTACTTAAGTTATGATATCTATGACCTTGAATTAACTGAGGTTCATAACAATTCTGAGCTGAGGAAGCTGTTGATGAAAACAAGTTCCAAGTCGATTATTGTGATTGAAGATATTGATTGTTCCATTAATTTGACTAACAGGAAGAAGAATAACAACAACAATACAAGCCCAAGGAATTACTATGACCCTGAAATGAGATGTGGGTCAGTTCCAGGCCCTGGTGAAGATGGTGGAAATTCCATTACCCTTTCGGGGCTATTGAATTTCACTGATGGGTTATGGTCTTGTTGTGGGAGTGAAAGGATTTTTGTGTTTACAACCAACCACATTGAGAAGCTCGACTCTGCATTGCTCCGATGTGGGAGGATGGATATGCATATTTTCATGAGCTACTGTTCATATCCCGCATTGATGATACTGATGAAGAATTATCTGGGTTACGATGAAAGTGATTTGGATGCTGATGTTTTAAAACAACTTGCTGAGGTAGTTGATAAAGCAGAGATGACCCCAGCTGATATTAGTGAAGTTTTGATCAAGAACCGGCGTTGTAATCCAAAAGCTGTCAGTGAATTGCTGGAAGCCTTGAAGACAAGAGCAAACAGGAACTTGTTGCAAAATGGGATTCTGAGGGAGAAAAATTCAGAAGATATTATGGAAGATGAAGAACAAGAGAAAAGGGCTTTAGAGAGTCCTCCTAATGAAGGGTCTGAATTTGAAGAGCCTTGCAAGAAACAAGAAGAGGAAGACGAAGAGAAGATGAAATGA